Proteins from a genomic interval of Quercus robur chromosome 9, dhQueRobu3.1, whole genome shotgun sequence:
- the LOC126700332 gene encoding uncharacterized protein LOC126700332 gives MTTNKETSIVVVPSQPGLECCMCGDYGLSHELFQCKVCHFRSQHRYCSNLYPKAESYKICNWCLSQKDDTKEKSQNSSNSSSSNKSQTEGNGNTKKSDNLANLKGQRGTLQLKLNDPIKKQRSPAENSPSPTPSPTTRRRLITRARMEEKLRRTKSEEIANRIGVTRQVFRNKVRRYKLLDEVSS, from the exons ATGACAACAAACAAAGAGACTAGTATTGTTGTTGTGCCTTCACAACCTGGCCTTGAGTGTTGCATGTGTGGAGACTATGGTTTATCCCACGAGCTTTTCCAATGCAAAGTCTGCCATTTCAGATCACAGCATAG GTATTGTAGCAATCTCTACCCAAAGGCTGAGTCCTACAAGATTTGCAATTGGTGTCTAAGTCAAAAGGATGACACCAAAGAAAAGTCACAAAACTCTTCCAATTCTTCCTCATCAAACAAGAGCCAAACCGAAGGGAATGGGAAcacaaaaaaaagtgacaaCCTTGCAAACCTAAAGGGCCAAAGAGGCACTTTGCAATTGAAACTCAATGACCCAATCAAGAAACAGCGATCGCCTGCTGAAAATTCACCATCGCCAACCCCATCACCAACAACACGAAGGAGGCTTATAACCAGAGCTCGAATGGAAGAGAAGCTAAGGAGGACAAAGTCAGAGGAAATAGCAAACAGAATTGGAGTCACAAGGCAAGTATTTAGGAATAAGGTTAGAAGGTACAAGCTTTTGGATGAGGTTTCAAGCTGA
- the LOC126700330 gene encoding protein ALTERED SEED GERMINATION 2 isoform X4 translates to MSLLPLVLEMQNGRGPDDNVIAPSALYQCHTRRVKKLAVEVGNPNVVWSASEDGTLRQHDFREGTSCPPAGSSHQECRNVLLDLRSGAKRSLSDPPKQVLALKSFDISSTRPHLLLVGGSDAFARLYDRRMLPPLTSCRKRTSPPPCVNYFCPMHLSDRGRQSLHLTHVTFSPNGEEVLLSYSGEHVYLMDVNNAGRSAMQYTPGDVSKLMSFSPILNGVELQPPVSNVFTSHFPRKNNVAATREKCRKLIQIAEKCLEEATNYFYGIEACSEVLDGYVHDVGPMLKQECLCLRAALLLQRKWKNDAHMAVRDCYNARRIDNSSFQALYYMSEALSQLGKHKEALEFALAAQILSPSNSKAVDRVDNVKRDLAAVEAEKNKANDGLPRSESRGGRVLSLSDILYRSEANSDASQDGPRSEREDSDYDEEVELDFETSISGDEGRDVESNILHGSLNVRFHRRGDSGRESVGANGICGSPSSSSQNDRIPYLPEVAIDMKQRYVGHCNVGTDIKQASFLGQKGEFVASGSDDGRWFIWEKRTGRLIKMLLGDDAVVNCVQCHPFDSVVATSGIDNTIKIWTPTAPVPSIVAGGAERPETADVLVTMENNQRKLSRNREAILPLEIFERFRMHEFSEGTFHPFECTQS, encoded by the exons ATGAGCTTGTTGCCTCTGGTGCTGGAGATGCAGAA TGGGAGAGGACCTGATGATAATGTTATCGCTCCATCAGCATTGTATCAGTGTCACACTAGAAGAGTAAAAAAATTAGCT GTTGAAGTTGGAAACCCCAATGTGGTATGGAGTGCTAGTGAAGATGGGACTTTGAGACAGCATGACTTTCGAGAGGGCACATCTTGTCCTCCAGCTGGATCTTCTCATCAAGAATGTCGCAATGTTCTA CTTGATTTGCGGAGTGGAGCAAAGAGGTCACTTTCTGATCCTCCTAAACAAGTTCTTGCTCTAAAATCTTTTGATATCAGTTCCACTAGGCCTCATTTGCTCCTTGTTGGTGGGAG TGATGCATTTGCACGTTTATATGATAGAAGGATGCTGCCGCCACTGACCTCTTGTAGGAAAAGGACATCGCCACCTCCTTGTGTTAACTATTTCTGCCCAATGCATCTCTCTGACCGT GGGCGTCAAAGCTTGCACCTTACTCATGTTACATTTAGTCCAAATGGAGAAGAGGTTCTCCTTAGTTATAGTGGAGAGCATGTGTACCTGATGGATGTAAATAATG CAGGCAGGAGTGCTATGCAATATACTCCAGGGGAtgtttcaaaattgatgagcttCAGTCCTATACTCAACGGGGTAGAATTGCAGCCGCCAGTGTCCAATGTCTTCACAAGTCACTTTCCTAGGAAAAACAATGTTGCTGCCACG AGAGAAAAGTGCAGGAAACTAATTCAAATTGCGGAAAAATGCTTAGAGGAGGCAACAAATTATTTCTACGGCATTGAGGCATGCAGTGAGGTTTTGGATGGATATGTTCATGACGTTGGGCCTATGCTAAAGCAGGAATGTCTATGTCTACGTGCTGCTTTGTTGCTCCAG AGGAAGTGGAAAAATGATGCTCATATGGCCGTAAGAGATTGTTACAATGCTAGAAGAATTGATAATTCCTCTTTTCAAGCACTTTACTATATGTCTGAAGCTTTATCGCAG TTAGGCAAACATAAAGAGGCTCTAGAATTTGCCCTTGCAGCTCAAATTTTGTCCCCATCCAATTCTAAAGCGGTAGACAGAGTGGACAATGTCAAAAGGGATCTTGCTGCAG TTGAAgctgaaaaaaataaagcaaatgaTGGATTGCCAAGGTCTGAATCAAGAGGTGGAAGAGTACTCTCATTAAGTGATATACTCTACCGTTCAGAAGCTAATAGTGATGCTTCGCAAGATGGTCCAAGATCTGAAAGAGAAGATTCTGATTATGATGAGGAAGTGGAGTTGGACTTTGAAACTTCAATATCGGGTGATGAAGGACGTGATGTTGAATCAAACATTCTTCATGGGAGTTTAAATGTGAGATTTCATCGAAGAGGTGATTCAGGTAGAGAAAGTGTTGGTGCAAATGGCATATGTGGATCACCTTCATCATCGTCACAAAATGACAGGATACCTTATCTG CCTGAGGTAGCTATTGATATGAAGCAGAGATATGTTGGCCACTGTAATGTTGGAACTGACATAAAGCAGGCCAGTTTTCTTGGCCAGAAAG GTGAGTTTGTTGCTAGTGGAAGCGATGATGGAAGATGGTTTATCTGGGAAAAGCGAACTGGTAGACTGATAAAAATGCTTCTGGGAGATGATGCTG TTGTGAACTGCGTCCAATGCCACCCATTTGATTCTGTTGTGGCAACTAGTGGGATTGATAACACAATAAAG ATATGGACTCCAACCGCTCCTGTCCCATCAATTGTAGCAGGTGGAGCAGAAAGACCAGAAACTGCTGATGTTCTGGTTACCATGGAAAACAATCAACGAAAATTATCCCGTAACCGTGAAGCTATACT GCCTTTGGAAATCTTTGAGCGGTTTCGGATGCATGAATTTAGTGAAGGAACATTTCATCCGTTTGAGTGTACACAGAGCTAA
- the LOC126700330 gene encoding protein ALTERED SEED GERMINATION 2 isoform X2, translated as MESFGFHDGNIYDLLENRYYNVRQDVNHNLQMHSSLVRRLSLEKVMEGHQGCVNAVAWNSKGSLLISGSDDTRLNIWSYYSRTLLHSIETGHSANIFCTKFVPETSDELVASGAGDAEVRLFNLSRLSGRGPDDNVIAPSALYQCHTRRVKKLAVEVGNPNVVWSASEDGTLRQHDFREGTSCPPAGSSHQECRNVLLDLRSGAKRSLSDPPKQVLALKSFDISSTRPHLLLVGGSDAFARLYDRRMLPPLTSCRKRTSPPPCVNYFCPMHLSDRGRQSLHLTHVTFSPNGEEVLLSYSGEHVYLMDVNNGRSAMQYTPGDVSKLMSFSPILNGVELQPPVSNVFTSHFPRKNNVAATREKCRKLIQIAEKCLEEATNYFYGIEACSEVLDGYVHDVGPMLKQECLCLRAALLLQRKWKNDAHMAVRDCYNARRIDNSSFQALYYMSEALSQLGKHKEALEFALAAQILSPSNSKAVDRVDNVKRDLAAVEAEKNKANDGLPRSESRGGRVLSLSDILYRSEANSDASQDGPRSEREDSDYDEEVELDFETSISGDEGRDVESNILHGSLNVRFHRRGDSGRESVGANGICGSPSSSSQNDRIPYLPEVAIDMKQRYVGHCNVGTDIKQASFLGQKGEFVASGSDDGRWFIWEKRTGRLIKMLLGDDAVVNCVQCHPFDSVVATSGIDNTIKIWTPTAPVPSIVAGGAERPETADVLVTMENNQRKLSRNREAILPLEIFERFRMHEFSEGTFHPFECTQS; from the exons ATGGAGTCGTTTGGTTTTCACGACGGCAACATCTACGATTTACTCGAGAATCGTTACTACAACGTTCGCCAA GATGTTAATCACAATTTGCAGATGCACTCATCATTGGTACGAAGGCTCTCCCTTGAAAAAGTGATGGAG gGACATCAAGGTTGTGTTAATGCTGTGGCATGGAATTCCAAAGGTTCGCTTTTGATATCTGGATCAGATGATACAAGG CTTAATATTTGGAGCTATTACAGTCGGACGCTTTTGCATTCTATAGAGACTGGGCATTCTGCAAACATATTCTGTACAAAGTTTGTGCCCGAAACCTCCGATGAGCTTGTTGCCTCTGGTGCTGGAGATGCAGAA GTACGGCTATTTAATTTGTCTCGCTTAAGTGGGAGAGGACCTGATGATAATGTTATCGCTCCATCAGCATTGTATCAGTGTCACACTAGAAGAGTAAAAAAATTAGCT GTTGAAGTTGGAAACCCCAATGTGGTATGGAGTGCTAGTGAAGATGGGACTTTGAGACAGCATGACTTTCGAGAGGGCACATCTTGTCCTCCAGCTGGATCTTCTCATCAAGAATGTCGCAATGTTCTA CTTGATTTGCGGAGTGGAGCAAAGAGGTCACTTTCTGATCCTCCTAAACAAGTTCTTGCTCTAAAATCTTTTGATATCAGTTCCACTAGGCCTCATTTGCTCCTTGTTGGTGGGAG TGATGCATTTGCACGTTTATATGATAGAAGGATGCTGCCGCCACTGACCTCTTGTAGGAAAAGGACATCGCCACCTCCTTGTGTTAACTATTTCTGCCCAATGCATCTCTCTGACCGT GGGCGTCAAAGCTTGCACCTTACTCATGTTACATTTAGTCCAAATGGAGAAGAGGTTCTCCTTAGTTATAGTGGAGAGCATGTGTACCTGATGGATGTAAATAATG GCAGGAGTGCTATGCAATATACTCCAGGGGAtgtttcaaaattgatgagcttCAGTCCTATACTCAACGGGGTAGAATTGCAGCCGCCAGTGTCCAATGTCTTCACAAGTCACTTTCCTAGGAAAAACAATGTTGCTGCCACG AGAGAAAAGTGCAGGAAACTAATTCAAATTGCGGAAAAATGCTTAGAGGAGGCAACAAATTATTTCTACGGCATTGAGGCATGCAGTGAGGTTTTGGATGGATATGTTCATGACGTTGGGCCTATGCTAAAGCAGGAATGTCTATGTCTACGTGCTGCTTTGTTGCTCCAG AGGAAGTGGAAAAATGATGCTCATATGGCCGTAAGAGATTGTTACAATGCTAGAAGAATTGATAATTCCTCTTTTCAAGCACTTTACTATATGTCTGAAGCTTTATCGCAG TTAGGCAAACATAAAGAGGCTCTAGAATTTGCCCTTGCAGCTCAAATTTTGTCCCCATCCAATTCTAAAGCGGTAGACAGAGTGGACAATGTCAAAAGGGATCTTGCTGCAG TTGAAgctgaaaaaaataaagcaaatgaTGGATTGCCAAGGTCTGAATCAAGAGGTGGAAGAGTACTCTCATTAAGTGATATACTCTACCGTTCAGAAGCTAATAGTGATGCTTCGCAAGATGGTCCAAGATCTGAAAGAGAAGATTCTGATTATGATGAGGAAGTGGAGTTGGACTTTGAAACTTCAATATCGGGTGATGAAGGACGTGATGTTGAATCAAACATTCTTCATGGGAGTTTAAATGTGAGATTTCATCGAAGAGGTGATTCAGGTAGAGAAAGTGTTGGTGCAAATGGCATATGTGGATCACCTTCATCATCGTCACAAAATGACAGGATACCTTATCTG CCTGAGGTAGCTATTGATATGAAGCAGAGATATGTTGGCCACTGTAATGTTGGAACTGACATAAAGCAGGCCAGTTTTCTTGGCCAGAAAG GTGAGTTTGTTGCTAGTGGAAGCGATGATGGAAGATGGTTTATCTGGGAAAAGCGAACTGGTAGACTGATAAAAATGCTTCTGGGAGATGATGCTG TTGTGAACTGCGTCCAATGCCACCCATTTGATTCTGTTGTGGCAACTAGTGGGATTGATAACACAATAAAG ATATGGACTCCAACCGCTCCTGTCCCATCAATTGTAGCAGGTGGAGCAGAAAGACCAGAAACTGCTGATGTTCTGGTTACCATGGAAAACAATCAACGAAAATTATCCCGTAACCGTGAAGCTATACT GCCTTTGGAAATCTTTGAGCGGTTTCGGATGCATGAATTTAGTGAAGGAACATTTCATCCGTTTGAGTGTACACAGAGCTAA
- the LOC126700330 gene encoding protein ALTERED SEED GERMINATION 2 isoform X3 encodes MESFGFHDGNIYDLLENRYYNDVNHNLQMHSSLVRRLSLEKVMEGHQGCVNAVAWNSKGSLLISGSDDTRLNIWSYYSRTLLHSIETGHSANIFCTKFVPETSDELVASGAGDAEVRLFNLSRLSGRGPDDNVIAPSALYQCHTRRVKKLAVEVGNPNVVWSASEDGTLRQHDFREGTSCPPAGSSHQECRNVLLDLRSGAKRSLSDPPKQVLALKSFDISSTRPHLLLVGGSDAFARLYDRRMLPPLTSCRKRTSPPPCVNYFCPMHLSDRGRQSLHLTHVTFSPNGEEVLLSYSGEHVYLMDVNNAGRSAMQYTPGDVSKLMSFSPILNGVELQPPVSNVFTSHFPRKNNVAATREKCRKLIQIAEKCLEEATNYFYGIEACSEVLDGYVHDVGPMLKQECLCLRAALLLQRKWKNDAHMAVRDCYNARRIDNSSFQALYYMSEALSQLGKHKEALEFALAAQILSPSNSKAVDRVDNVKRDLAAVEAEKNKANDGLPRSESRGGRVLSLSDILYRSEANSDASQDGPRSEREDSDYDEEVELDFETSISGDEGRDVESNILHGSLNVRFHRRGDSGRESVGANGICGSPSSSSQNDRIPYLPEVAIDMKQRYVGHCNVGTDIKQASFLGQKGEFVASGSDDGRWFIWEKRTGRLIKMLLGDDAVVNCVQCHPFDSVVATSGIDNTIKIWTPTAPVPSIVAGGAERPETADVLVTMENNQRKLSRNREAILPLEIFERFRMHEFSEGTFHPFECTQS; translated from the exons ATGGAGTCGTTTGGTTTTCACGACGGCAACATCTACGATTTACTCGAGAATCGTTACTACAAC GATGTTAATCACAATTTGCAGATGCACTCATCATTGGTACGAAGGCTCTCCCTTGAAAAAGTGATGGAG gGACATCAAGGTTGTGTTAATGCTGTGGCATGGAATTCCAAAGGTTCGCTTTTGATATCTGGATCAGATGATACAAGG CTTAATATTTGGAGCTATTACAGTCGGACGCTTTTGCATTCTATAGAGACTGGGCATTCTGCAAACATATTCTGTACAAAGTTTGTGCCCGAAACCTCCGATGAGCTTGTTGCCTCTGGTGCTGGAGATGCAGAA GTACGGCTATTTAATTTGTCTCGCTTAAGTGGGAGAGGACCTGATGATAATGTTATCGCTCCATCAGCATTGTATCAGTGTCACACTAGAAGAGTAAAAAAATTAGCT GTTGAAGTTGGAAACCCCAATGTGGTATGGAGTGCTAGTGAAGATGGGACTTTGAGACAGCATGACTTTCGAGAGGGCACATCTTGTCCTCCAGCTGGATCTTCTCATCAAGAATGTCGCAATGTTCTA CTTGATTTGCGGAGTGGAGCAAAGAGGTCACTTTCTGATCCTCCTAAACAAGTTCTTGCTCTAAAATCTTTTGATATCAGTTCCACTAGGCCTCATTTGCTCCTTGTTGGTGGGAG TGATGCATTTGCACGTTTATATGATAGAAGGATGCTGCCGCCACTGACCTCTTGTAGGAAAAGGACATCGCCACCTCCTTGTGTTAACTATTTCTGCCCAATGCATCTCTCTGACCGT GGGCGTCAAAGCTTGCACCTTACTCATGTTACATTTAGTCCAAATGGAGAAGAGGTTCTCCTTAGTTATAGTGGAGAGCATGTGTACCTGATGGATGTAAATAATG CAGGCAGGAGTGCTATGCAATATACTCCAGGGGAtgtttcaaaattgatgagcttCAGTCCTATACTCAACGGGGTAGAATTGCAGCCGCCAGTGTCCAATGTCTTCACAAGTCACTTTCCTAGGAAAAACAATGTTGCTGCCACG AGAGAAAAGTGCAGGAAACTAATTCAAATTGCGGAAAAATGCTTAGAGGAGGCAACAAATTATTTCTACGGCATTGAGGCATGCAGTGAGGTTTTGGATGGATATGTTCATGACGTTGGGCCTATGCTAAAGCAGGAATGTCTATGTCTACGTGCTGCTTTGTTGCTCCAG AGGAAGTGGAAAAATGATGCTCATATGGCCGTAAGAGATTGTTACAATGCTAGAAGAATTGATAATTCCTCTTTTCAAGCACTTTACTATATGTCTGAAGCTTTATCGCAG TTAGGCAAACATAAAGAGGCTCTAGAATTTGCCCTTGCAGCTCAAATTTTGTCCCCATCCAATTCTAAAGCGGTAGACAGAGTGGACAATGTCAAAAGGGATCTTGCTGCAG TTGAAgctgaaaaaaataaagcaaatgaTGGATTGCCAAGGTCTGAATCAAGAGGTGGAAGAGTACTCTCATTAAGTGATATACTCTACCGTTCAGAAGCTAATAGTGATGCTTCGCAAGATGGTCCAAGATCTGAAAGAGAAGATTCTGATTATGATGAGGAAGTGGAGTTGGACTTTGAAACTTCAATATCGGGTGATGAAGGACGTGATGTTGAATCAAACATTCTTCATGGGAGTTTAAATGTGAGATTTCATCGAAGAGGTGATTCAGGTAGAGAAAGTGTTGGTGCAAATGGCATATGTGGATCACCTTCATCATCGTCACAAAATGACAGGATACCTTATCTG CCTGAGGTAGCTATTGATATGAAGCAGAGATATGTTGGCCACTGTAATGTTGGAACTGACATAAAGCAGGCCAGTTTTCTTGGCCAGAAAG GTGAGTTTGTTGCTAGTGGAAGCGATGATGGAAGATGGTTTATCTGGGAAAAGCGAACTGGTAGACTGATAAAAATGCTTCTGGGAGATGATGCTG TTGTGAACTGCGTCCAATGCCACCCATTTGATTCTGTTGTGGCAACTAGTGGGATTGATAACACAATAAAG ATATGGACTCCAACCGCTCCTGTCCCATCAATTGTAGCAGGTGGAGCAGAAAGACCAGAAACTGCTGATGTTCTGGTTACCATGGAAAACAATCAACGAAAATTATCCCGTAACCGTGAAGCTATACT GCCTTTGGAAATCTTTGAGCGGTTTCGGATGCATGAATTTAGTGAAGGAACATTTCATCCGTTTGAGTGTACACAGAGCTAA
- the LOC126700330 gene encoding protein ALTERED SEED GERMINATION 2 isoform X1 — MESFGFHDGNIYDLLENRYYNVRQDVNHNLQMHSSLVRRLSLEKVMEGHQGCVNAVAWNSKGSLLISGSDDTRLNIWSYYSRTLLHSIETGHSANIFCTKFVPETSDELVASGAGDAEVRLFNLSRLSGRGPDDNVIAPSALYQCHTRRVKKLAVEVGNPNVVWSASEDGTLRQHDFREGTSCPPAGSSHQECRNVLLDLRSGAKRSLSDPPKQVLALKSFDISSTRPHLLLVGGSDAFARLYDRRMLPPLTSCRKRTSPPPCVNYFCPMHLSDRGRQSLHLTHVTFSPNGEEVLLSYSGEHVYLMDVNNAGRSAMQYTPGDVSKLMSFSPILNGVELQPPVSNVFTSHFPRKNNVAATREKCRKLIQIAEKCLEEATNYFYGIEACSEVLDGYVHDVGPMLKQECLCLRAALLLQRKWKNDAHMAVRDCYNARRIDNSSFQALYYMSEALSQLGKHKEALEFALAAQILSPSNSKAVDRVDNVKRDLAAVEAEKNKANDGLPRSESRGGRVLSLSDILYRSEANSDASQDGPRSEREDSDYDEEVELDFETSISGDEGRDVESNILHGSLNVRFHRRGDSGRESVGANGICGSPSSSSQNDRIPYLPEVAIDMKQRYVGHCNVGTDIKQASFLGQKGEFVASGSDDGRWFIWEKRTGRLIKMLLGDDAVVNCVQCHPFDSVVATSGIDNTIKIWTPTAPVPSIVAGGAERPETADVLVTMENNQRKLSRNREAILPLEIFERFRMHEFSEGTFHPFECTQS, encoded by the exons ATGGAGTCGTTTGGTTTTCACGACGGCAACATCTACGATTTACTCGAGAATCGTTACTACAACGTTCGCCAA GATGTTAATCACAATTTGCAGATGCACTCATCATTGGTACGAAGGCTCTCCCTTGAAAAAGTGATGGAG gGACATCAAGGTTGTGTTAATGCTGTGGCATGGAATTCCAAAGGTTCGCTTTTGATATCTGGATCAGATGATACAAGG CTTAATATTTGGAGCTATTACAGTCGGACGCTTTTGCATTCTATAGAGACTGGGCATTCTGCAAACATATTCTGTACAAAGTTTGTGCCCGAAACCTCCGATGAGCTTGTTGCCTCTGGTGCTGGAGATGCAGAA GTACGGCTATTTAATTTGTCTCGCTTAAGTGGGAGAGGACCTGATGATAATGTTATCGCTCCATCAGCATTGTATCAGTGTCACACTAGAAGAGTAAAAAAATTAGCT GTTGAAGTTGGAAACCCCAATGTGGTATGGAGTGCTAGTGAAGATGGGACTTTGAGACAGCATGACTTTCGAGAGGGCACATCTTGTCCTCCAGCTGGATCTTCTCATCAAGAATGTCGCAATGTTCTA CTTGATTTGCGGAGTGGAGCAAAGAGGTCACTTTCTGATCCTCCTAAACAAGTTCTTGCTCTAAAATCTTTTGATATCAGTTCCACTAGGCCTCATTTGCTCCTTGTTGGTGGGAG TGATGCATTTGCACGTTTATATGATAGAAGGATGCTGCCGCCACTGACCTCTTGTAGGAAAAGGACATCGCCACCTCCTTGTGTTAACTATTTCTGCCCAATGCATCTCTCTGACCGT GGGCGTCAAAGCTTGCACCTTACTCATGTTACATTTAGTCCAAATGGAGAAGAGGTTCTCCTTAGTTATAGTGGAGAGCATGTGTACCTGATGGATGTAAATAATG CAGGCAGGAGTGCTATGCAATATACTCCAGGGGAtgtttcaaaattgatgagcttCAGTCCTATACTCAACGGGGTAGAATTGCAGCCGCCAGTGTCCAATGTCTTCACAAGTCACTTTCCTAGGAAAAACAATGTTGCTGCCACG AGAGAAAAGTGCAGGAAACTAATTCAAATTGCGGAAAAATGCTTAGAGGAGGCAACAAATTATTTCTACGGCATTGAGGCATGCAGTGAGGTTTTGGATGGATATGTTCATGACGTTGGGCCTATGCTAAAGCAGGAATGTCTATGTCTACGTGCTGCTTTGTTGCTCCAG AGGAAGTGGAAAAATGATGCTCATATGGCCGTAAGAGATTGTTACAATGCTAGAAGAATTGATAATTCCTCTTTTCAAGCACTTTACTATATGTCTGAAGCTTTATCGCAG TTAGGCAAACATAAAGAGGCTCTAGAATTTGCCCTTGCAGCTCAAATTTTGTCCCCATCCAATTCTAAAGCGGTAGACAGAGTGGACAATGTCAAAAGGGATCTTGCTGCAG TTGAAgctgaaaaaaataaagcaaatgaTGGATTGCCAAGGTCTGAATCAAGAGGTGGAAGAGTACTCTCATTAAGTGATATACTCTACCGTTCAGAAGCTAATAGTGATGCTTCGCAAGATGGTCCAAGATCTGAAAGAGAAGATTCTGATTATGATGAGGAAGTGGAGTTGGACTTTGAAACTTCAATATCGGGTGATGAAGGACGTGATGTTGAATCAAACATTCTTCATGGGAGTTTAAATGTGAGATTTCATCGAAGAGGTGATTCAGGTAGAGAAAGTGTTGGTGCAAATGGCATATGTGGATCACCTTCATCATCGTCACAAAATGACAGGATACCTTATCTG CCTGAGGTAGCTATTGATATGAAGCAGAGATATGTTGGCCACTGTAATGTTGGAACTGACATAAAGCAGGCCAGTTTTCTTGGCCAGAAAG GTGAGTTTGTTGCTAGTGGAAGCGATGATGGAAGATGGTTTATCTGGGAAAAGCGAACTGGTAGACTGATAAAAATGCTTCTGGGAGATGATGCTG TTGTGAACTGCGTCCAATGCCACCCATTTGATTCTGTTGTGGCAACTAGTGGGATTGATAACACAATAAAG ATATGGACTCCAACCGCTCCTGTCCCATCAATTGTAGCAGGTGGAGCAGAAAGACCAGAAACTGCTGATGTTCTGGTTACCATGGAAAACAATCAACGAAAATTATCCCGTAACCGTGAAGCTATACT GCCTTTGGAAATCTTTGAGCGGTTTCGGATGCATGAATTTAGTGAAGGAACATTTCATCCGTTTGAGTGTACACAGAGCTAA